The following are from one region of the Macaca thibetana thibetana isolate TM-01 chromosome 2, ASM2454274v1, whole genome shotgun sequence genome:
- the MB21D2 gene encoding nucleotidyltransferase MB21D2 isoform X2: MMAGEMENREGGMVQKLDQKLPVANEYLLLSGGVREGVVDLDLDELNVYARGTDYDMDFTLLVPALKLHDRNQPVTLDMRHSALCHSWLSLRLFDEGTISKWKDCCTIVDHINGATNYFFSPTKVADWFYDSISIVLSEIQKKPQRGMPKVEKVEKNGTIISIILGVGSSRMLYDIVPVVSFKGWPAVAQSWLMENHFWDGKITEEEVISGFYLVPACSYKGKKDNEWRLSFARSEVQLKKCISSSLMQAYQACKAIIIKLLSRPKAISPYHLRSMMLWACDRLPANYLAQEDYAAHFLLGLIDDLQHCLVNKMCPNYFIPQCNMLEHLSEETVMLHARKLSSVRSDPAEHLRTAIEHVKAANRLTLELQRRGSTTSIPSPQSDGGDPNQPDDRLAKKLQQLVTENPGKSISVFINPDDVTRPHFRIDDKFF, from the exons ATGATGGCAGGAGAGATGGAGAACAGGGAAGGAG gaatgGTGCAAAAGCTGGACCAAAAGCTTCCAGTGGCTAATGAGTACCTGTTGCTCTCTGGAGGTGTCCGGGAAGGCGTGGTGGACCTGGACTTAGACGAGCTTAATGTCTATGCCCGGGGGACTGACTATGATATGGACTTTACCCTCTTGGTGCCAGCCCTCAAGCTGCATGACCGTAATCAGCCTGTGACACTCGACATGCGCCACTCAGCCTTGTGCCACTCTTGGCTGAGCCTTCGGCTCTTTGATGAGGGGACAATCAGTAAATGGAAAGACTGCTGCACCATTGTAGATCACATCAATGGTGCCACCAACTACTTCTTCTCACCTACCAAAGTGGCTGACTGGTTCTATGATTCTATCAGCATTGTCCTATCAGAAATACAGAAGAAACCCCAGCGAGGGATGCCAAAGGTGgagaaggtagaaaaaaatgGGACCATCATCTCCATCATTCTGGGTGTAGGGAGTAGCCGCATGTTGTACGATATTGTCCCTGTGGTGTCTTTCAAAGGTTGGCCTGCGGTGGCCCAGAGCTGGCTCATGGAGAACCACTTTTGGGATGGGAAGATTACTGAGGAAGAGGTCATCAGTGGGTTTTACTTGGTGCCTGCTTGCTCCTACAAGGGTAAGAAGGACAATGAATGGCGGCTGTCCTTTGCCAGGAGCGAGGTGCAGTTGAAGAAGTGCATCTCCAGCAGCCTCATGCAGGCCTATCAGGCCTGCAAAGCCATCATCATTAAACTGCTGTCCCGGCCCAAGGCTATTAGCCCCTATCACCTGCGGAGCATGATGCTCTGGGCCTGCGACAGACTTCCTGCCAACTACTTGGCGCAAGAAGACTATGCAGCCCACTTTTTGCTGGGCCTCATCGATGACCTGCAACACTGTCTGGTCAACAAGATGTGCCCCAATTATTTCATCCCTCAGTGCAACATGCTGGAACACCTGTCTGAGGAGACAGTCATGCTTCACGCCCGGAAGCTGTCCTCTGTGCGCTCAGACCCGGCAGAGCACTTGCGTACTGCCATTGAGCATGTCAAGGCAGCCAACCGGCTGACACTGGAGCTCCAGAGGCGAGGTAGCACCACCAGCATCCCCTCCCCACAGTCAGACGGAGGGGACCCCAACCAGCCTGATGACCGTTTGGCAAAAAAACTGCAGCAGCTAGTGACTGAGAACCCGGGAAAGTCCATCTCTGTCTTTATCAATCCTGACGATGTCACAAGGCCCCATTTCAGAATTGATGACAAGTTTTTCTGA